Sequence from the Bacillota bacterium genome:
GCCAGCGAACTGGTGCTCTGGGAGGATAGGCACCGTGAGGAGACTCAGCAACTGGGGTACGGGCTGTGGCAGCACGAACCGCACCTCGTGTCGGCCGAGCGCCTCTACGACCACGGGGCCGGAAGTGAAGGTGAAGTCAGCGCGACGAGGAGAGGCGGTGGCAGGGTCGAGGAGGGCCCGGTAGGTGAACACGACATCCCTTGCCGTGAACTCCTGGCCGTCGTGCCACCTGACGCCCTCCCGCAACCGGAACGTCCACACGCGGTGATCGGAACTGGTGGTCCAGGAACGGACAAGGTCCGGCACCACCCGACAGTCGGAATCATTGGTGAAGAGGCTGTTGAACAAACGGCTCACGAAGTCTAGCGAACAGGTGTCACGGGCGAGAAGGGGGTTCAGTGTCTGGGGTTCGTTGGGCCGGACCACGACGAGCGTACCTCCGTACCGGGCTTCGGGAGGGGCAGGGGCCCGCTCTAGCAAGCTGGGGGCACC
This genomic interval carries:
- a CDS encoding ABC transporter substrate-binding protein, which translates into the protein MRFRARRYWRDFAAAAGGIAVGAVILAAAGWLGFARPPSVGAPSLLERAPAPPEARYGGTLVVVRPNEPQTLNPLLARDTCSLDFVSRLFNSLFTNDSDCRVVPDLVRSWTTSSDHRVWTFRLREGVRWHDGQEFTARDVVFTYRALLDPATASPRRADFTFTSGPVVVEALGRHEVRFVLPQPVPQLLSLLTVPILPEHQFAGRSPLSDPRNERPVGTGPFIFEAWEQGRYLSMRAFDDYFEGRPYIDRLEFIIEPDPARRAEMLSSGEA